From Thermincola ferriacetica:
GTATACTTCATAGATGGCGTCTCCTATATAAGCCAGAACAAGGGCGGGCATTTGCCCCGGAGATGTTTTTAATTCCTTTGTCATTGAGCCCTCCTATTTTCTTTTCCAGCGAGCGCCCTGGGGGCTGTCTTCAATGATTATACCCAATTCATTTAATTTATTTCTGATTCCGTCGGCGGTGGCCCAATCCTTCCTGGCCCTGGCTTCGCTCCGGATGTCGAGAATTATCTGCATCAACCGGTCAACAAGGCCCGCATCGCCCTGGGTTCCCCTTTTTTCAAATAAGCCCAGAACCTGGCCAAGTTTCATAAAAGTATCAAAAACCTGTTGCAGGGCCCCTTTAACCTCCTGAAGCAGTGCGTCGCCTCCTGCCGATGTGGCGGCATGGATAAATGCATTGCTGTCCCGGGCCAGATCAAATAAAACAGCAATAGCTAAAGCAGTATTAAAGTCGTCATCCATAGCTTCCTCGAAATCTCTTACTGCTTTCTCCCGGGCTCTCAGCAAATCGGCTAGAGCCTTTTCCAATTCGGGGTTTTCTACTTCCCCGAATTTATTAGTTTTCAGTATACTCTCAATATTATCGAGAGCATTGTGCAGCCTGCTCAGGCTTTTCCTGTTCATTTCCAGCTTGGTATCGTCAAAATCCAAAGGGCTCCGATAATGGGTAGAAAGCATGTAAAACCTGACAACTTCCGGGTCATACTTGGCCAAAATCTCCCTGACCGTAAAAAAGTTCCCCAGGGATTTGGACATTTTTTCTTCGTTGACGGTGATAAAACCGTTATGCATCCAGTAACGCGCAAAAGGGCCGCAGCCGGCATAGGCCTCCGCCTGGGCAATCTCATTTTCATGATGTGGAAAAATCAGGTCAAAGCCCCCGCCATGGATATCAAACCCCATGCCCAGGTACTTATTGGCCATGGCTGAACATTCGATGTGCCAACCGGGACGGCCTTTTCCCCAGGGGCTGTCCCAGGCCGGTTCGCCCGGTTTTGCCGCTTTCCAAAGGGCAAAGTCCATTGGGTGGCGTTTCCTGGTATCCACATCCACCCGCGCTCCGGCCTGCATATCCTCAAGGGACCTGCCGGAAAGCTTGCCGTACCCTTTAAAACTTTCCACGGAAAAATAAACGTCTCCGTCCAGTTGGTAAGCGTAACCGTTTTTCATAATACCCCGGATCATCTCAATAATCTCATCAAGATGCTCACTGACCCTGGGGTGAACGGTCGCCTCCCGCACACCTAATGCCGCAGCATCTTTGAAATATTCTCTGATATATTTGGCGGCCAGGGTTATAGGATCGGTATTTTTCTCCCGAGCCCGGTTAATTATTTTATCATCAATATCGGTAAAGTTCTGCACATAGGTAACCTGGTAACCTTTATACTCGAAGTACCGGCGGACAGTATCAAAAACAATCAAAGGTCTGGCATTACCCAAATGAATAAGGTTGTACGTAGTGGGTCCGCAAACATACATATCTACTTTCCCGGGTTGCCTGGGGATGAATTCTTCCTTTTTCCTGGTGCAGGTATTATATAGCTTTATGGTCATACCTGTTCTGCCCCTCCTCCAATTCATGTATCCTTTGCTCCATGCGCGCTATTTTCCGCTGCATACATAGCATCATTTCGGCAACAGGGTCCGGTAACTGGTCATGGTGCAGGTCTATCTTGGATTCCAGGTCCATATCGGCTATATTGAGACCTTCGCGTACCACTACTTTTCCGGGCACACCGACTACCGTAGTATTCGGCGGAGTATCCCGCAATACAACGGAACCGGCCCCAATCTTGGTGTTATCCCCTATTTTGATGTTCCCCAAAACTTTTGCCCCGGCGCTGATAACAACATTGTTGCCGATTGTAGGATGGCGCTTACCCTTTTCCTTTCCGGTGCCTCCCAGGGTAACCCCCTGATAAATGGTGACATTGTTGCCGATAATGGTAGTTTCTCCAATAACCACTCCTGTACCGTGATCGATGAAAAAGCCATCGCCAATCTGGGCCCCCGGATGTATTTCTATACCCGTCAGCCAGCGAGAAAACTGGGAAATTAACCGTGGCAGTACCACCAGCCCTTTCTTATACAGGTAATGAGCCACCCTGTGCAGTAAAATGGCATGCAGGCCGGGATAACATAAAATGACCTCCAGCAGGCTTTTTGCCGCCGGATCCCGGTCAAATATTACTTTGATGTCATTCCTTATACGCCTAAACATTTTTTCCTCCCTGCCTTCATCTAATTGTAAAGTCTAAATTAGTCATTGTAATAAAAAAACCCTCCATTCCCTACAGAGACGGAGGATTTCCGCGGTTCCACACTGCTTGGGCCTAAGGCCCCACTCGGGCAGCCAAAAATAAAGCTGCACTATGTGTGATAACGGACACAACCGGCACAACCTACTTTAATTCGGCAGCGCAACTCCGGGGCGCATTCATCCTGACCTGAAGTCTAAGGTTGCTTCCAGCCCATGGCAAACCTCTCTCTGTAAACTGTATCAAGAGTACTTGTCCCCTTCATAGTTATTAGGTTTGATATGAGTCCATTTTTCTCTCTACGCAGTTTTACAAATGCTTACTTTAGATTATACACAGTTTAAAAGTTGCTTGTCAATTACAACTTGGCCTGGCTTGAGGCCAAGCGGGCCAGGGCTTTTTCCTTACCTAATATGGGTATGATATAAAATAACTCCGGACCATGGGTCTGCCCCGTAAGCGCAACCCGGAGAGGCATATACACCTTTTTCCCGCCCAGTTTTAGTTCTTTTGTCAAGGCCTTCAGCATCTGTTTGGCGGTCTCCGGAGTCAATTCTTCCAATGCGGTAATTTTTTCTTTAAACAGCTCCGCCACTCTGGGAAAATCCTCGTCAAGCAATATGTTTTTAGCCTCTTCCGATTCAAAATCAAAGTCTTCATTAAAATATATCTTCACATGTTCAGTAATTTCCGCCACGTAAGACAGGTATTCCTGCACCGAAGCAACTACCATCTTTAGCCATTCAGAATCGGCCGTTACCTGGTCCGACACATAACCTGCCT
This genomic window contains:
- the cysS gene encoding cysteine--tRNA ligase, translated to MKLYNTCTRKKEEFIPRQPGKVDMYVCGPTTYNLIHLGNARPLIVFDTVRRYFEYKGYQVTYVQNFTDIDDKIINRAREKNTDPITLAAKYIREYFKDAAALGVREATVHPRVSEHLDEIIEMIRGIMKNGYAYQLDGDVYFSVESFKGYGKLSGRSLEDMQAGARVDVDTRKRHPMDFALWKAAKPGEPAWDSPWGKGRPGWHIECSAMANKYLGMGFDIHGGGFDLIFPHHENEIAQAEAYAGCGPFARYWMHNGFITVNEEKMSKSLGNFFTVREILAKYDPEVVRFYMLSTHYRSPLDFDDTKLEMNRKSLSRLHNALDNIESILKTNKFGEVENPELEKALADLLRAREKAVRDFEEAMDDDFNTALAIAVLFDLARDSNAFIHAATSAGGDALLQEVKGALQQVFDTFMKLGQVLGLFEKRGTQGDAGLVDRLMQIILDIRSEARARKDWATADGIRNKLNELGIIIEDSPQGARWKRK
- the cysE gene encoding serine O-acetyltransferase; translated protein: MFRRIRNDIKVIFDRDPAAKSLLEVILCYPGLHAILLHRVAHYLYKKGLVVLPRLISQFSRWLTGIEIHPGAQIGDGFFIDHGTGVVIGETTIIGNNVTIYQGVTLGGTGKEKGKRHPTIGNNVVISAGAKVLGNIKIGDNTKIGAGSVVLRDTPPNTTVVGVPGKVVVREGLNIADMDLESKIDLHHDQLPDPVAEMMLCMQRKIARMEQRIHELEEGQNRYDHKAI